The Brassica napus cultivar Da-Ae chromosome C7, Da-Ae, whole genome shotgun sequence genomic interval CCATCCGGTAAACTCACCTTCACCTGGGACAACGACTCCCTCCTCTTGCAGCTCAAAGACGGCATGCGCGAagacatggaagtcgtctacaTCGGCTGCCTCAAAGACCAAGTAGACCCATCCGAGCAAGACGACGTCTCCCAAAGACTCCTCGAGAATTTCAAATGCGTCCCTGCTTACATCCCGCCTGAGATATTCACCAAGTACTACCACGGCTTCTGCAAGCAGCATCTATGGCCCTTGTTTCACTACATGCTTCCTCTAAACCCTGATCTCGGAGGCAGGTTCGACCGCTCCTTATGGCAAGCGTACCTCTCCGTTAACAAGATCTTCGCTGACAAAGTCATGGAAGTGATTAACCCTGACGATGACTTCGTTTGGGTTCATGACTACCACTTGATGGTTCTGCCTACTTTCTTGCGGAAGAGGTTTAACAGAGTGAAGCTAGGGTTCTTCCTCCACAGCCCCTTCCCTTCTTCAGAGATTTACCGAACTCTCCCTGTCAGAAACGAGCTCTTACGCGCCCTACTCAACGCTGATCTGATTGGCTTTCACACCTTTGACTACGCGAGGCACTTCCTCTCTTGCTGCAGCAGGATGCTAGGCTTGTCCTACCAGTCCAAAAGAGGAACCATAGGGCTTGAGTACTACGGCAGAACGGTCAGCATCAAGATCCTCCCCGTCGGGATCCACACCAGCCAGCTTCAGTCGATTCTAAACCTCCCCGAGACTCAGACCAAAGTCGCTGACCTTAGAGACCAGTTCTCGGACCAGAAGGTCCTCCTCGGCGTCGACGACATGGACATCTTCAAAGGAATCAGCCTCAAGCTCCTGGCTATGGAGCAGCTTCTCCAGCAGCATCCGGAGAAGCGAGGACGAGTTGTACTCGTCCAGATCGCCAACCCCGCGAGAGGCCGCGGGAAAGACGTCCAGGAGGTTCGGTCCGAAACCCTAGCCACCGTTAAACGGATCAACGACACGTTCGGAAGGCCAGGGTACCAGCCTGTGTTTCTCATCGATGAACCGCTTCAGTTCTACGAGAGGATCGCTTACTACGTGATCGCAGAGTGTTGTCTTGTCACCGCAGTGAGAGACGGTATGAATCTTATCCCTTATGAGTATATCATCTGCAGACAAGCTAACCCCAAGCTCAACGAGACGTTAGGACTCGACCCTTGCGCTGCGAAGAAGAGCATGCTTGTAGTCTCCGAGTTCATCGGTTGCTCTCCTTCTCTAAGCGGCGCCATTAGAGTGAACCCGTGGAACATCGACGCGGTCACCGAGGCTATGGACTACGCGTTGACAGTTTCGGAAGCGGAGAAGCAAATGCGTCACGAGAAGCATCACAAGTACGTGAGCACCCATGATGTTGCCTACTGGTCGCGCAGCTTTATACAGGATCTCGAGAGGGCGTGCGCGGAGCACGTGAGGAAGAGGTGCTGGGGGATAGGGTtcgggttagggtttagggttgtgGCGCTTGATCCGAGTTTTAAGAAGCTTTCTATTGAGCACATTGTCTCGGCTTATAAGAGGACCAAGAAGAGAGCTATTCTTGTGGATTACGATGGCACGATGGTGCAGCCTGGGTCCATTAGGACGACGCCTAGCATCCAAACG includes:
- the LOC111197752 gene encoding alpha,alpha-trehalose-phosphate synthase [UDP-forming] 5-like is translated as MVSRSYSNLLDLASGNFHSFSREKKRFPRVATVTGVLSELDDDANSNSVCSDAPSSIAQDRIIIVGNQLPIKSHRNPSGKLTFTWDNDSLLLQLKDGMREDMEVVYIGCLKDQVDPSEQDDVSQRLLENFKCVPAYIPPEIFTKYYHGFCKQHLWPLFHYMLPLNPDLGGRFDRSLWQAYLSVNKIFADKVMEVINPDDDFVWVHDYHLMVLPTFLRKRFNRVKLGFFLHSPFPSSEIYRTLPVRNELLRALLNADLIGFHTFDYARHFLSCCSRMLGLSYQSKRGTIGLEYYGRTVSIKILPVGIHTSQLQSILNLPETQTKVADLRDQFSDQKVLLGVDDMDIFKGISLKLLAMEQLLQQHPEKRGRVVLVQIANPARGRGKDVQEVRSETLATVKRINDTFGRPGYQPVFLIDEPLQFYERIAYYVIAECCLVTAVRDGMNLIPYEYIICRQANPKLNETLGLDPCAAKKSMLVVSEFIGCSPSLSGAIRVNPWNIDAVTEAMDYALTVSEAEKQMRHEKHHKYVSTHDVAYWSRSFIQDLERACAEHVRKRCWGIGFGLGFRVVALDPSFKKLSIEHIVSAYKRTKKRAILVDYDGTMVQPGSIRTTPSIQTIETLNKLSSDPKNIVYLISGKDRKTLTEWFSSCGDLGLAAEHGYFIRPNDGTEWETSSLVSAFEWKQIAEPVMRLYTETTDGSTIETKETALVWNYEFADPDFGSCQAKELMEHLESVLTNDPVSVKTGQQLVEVKPQGVNKGLVAERLLTTMQEQGKLLDFILCVGDDRSDEDMFEVIMGAKDGPALSPVAEIFACTVGQKPSKAKYYLDDTAEIIRMLEGLATSDQTSSTVDVPTKDIF